From one Streptomyces sp. NBC_01478 genomic stretch:
- a CDS encoding DUF4255 domain-containing protein, with amino-acid sequence MIHEVDEVLGDLIGGGALAGSGIEVSFDAPTRDWAARRNTPTINTYLYDIREDVHRRQRGHVAVRDERDVVVKRRQPPRWFRLSYLVTAWTKRPQDEHRLLSAVLATLIPRELLAPSELPGSLRQLGLSVPISVAGIQTESRSLAEIWSALGGELKPSLDLVVTAPFPAYPEYDAGPPVTEGAAVRVHRFDGTDPAPEERAHRPRQVAEIREAREAARRNRAPGTPT; translated from the coding sequence GTGATCCACGAGGTGGACGAGGTCCTGGGGGACCTGATCGGCGGCGGCGCACTGGCCGGTTCGGGCATCGAGGTCTCCTTCGACGCCCCGACCCGCGACTGGGCGGCCCGCCGCAACACCCCCACGATCAATACCTACTTGTACGACATCCGGGAGGACGTGCACCGGCGCCAGCGCGGGCACGTCGCCGTGCGCGACGAGCGGGACGTGGTCGTCAAGCGCCGCCAGCCGCCGCGCTGGTTCCGGCTGTCGTACCTGGTGACGGCGTGGACGAAGCGGCCGCAGGACGAACACCGGCTGCTGTCCGCCGTGTTGGCGACCCTGATCCCGCGCGAGCTGCTCGCCCCCTCCGAACTACCAGGCTCGCTGCGTCAGTTGGGCCTGTCGGTGCCGATCTCGGTGGCCGGCATCCAGACCGAGTCACGGTCCCTCGCGGAGATCTGGTCCGCCCTCGGCGGTGAACTCAAGCCGTCCCTCGACCTCGTGGTCACCGCGCCCTTCCCGGCCTACCCCGAATACGACGCCGGCCCGCCCGTCACCGAGGGCGCGGCGGTCCGCGTCCACCGCTTCGACGGCACCGATCCGGCGCCGGAGGAGCGCGCCCACCGGCCGCGCCAGGTGGCGGAGATACGGGAGGCCCGCGAAGCGGCCCGGCGCAACAGGGCGCCGGGGACGCCGACATGA
- a CDS encoding ATP-binding protein, with protein MTITDGTGDVDTGVSHDAVAFAAESATNALLARLGRLRERVALLVDRRSAADPTAGDPLRGLYLQEEAVRHLLLRSPQPAPPAPESTHGPADRLAALHLTDLDTALLLVALAPDLDRTFEPLYGYLNDDVGRRRATVGLALDLCGIPAHEATGRARFRPTAPLSALGLLTVEEPERPFLSRSLRVPDRVVAHLLGDDTPDATLTGHLHPLPAPSLPYDGQEPGTDGEFTGFVDKLGALLAEGPPVAVYLRERHEGDGLVCVATALHAAAVAAVRFSGPEERVPELLREARLGGRTVVVSGLPDQPGPLVRALTAATDVSVLIAGARPYDPQWCESDPLILEAPRQRAATVRAWTDAVGEGGGFDVRATVAPYHLGADRIARAARAARGLAAFDGTPLTAAHLRLAARQQSASGLERHARRIRPAVDWRDLVLPDRSLTQLHELALRARHRDRVLGDWRLSAGGGRGRGVLGLFAGESGTGKTLSAEVVAAELGLDLYVVQLSSIVDKYVGETEKNLERIFTEADRTDAVLLFDEADAVFGKRSEVKDSHDRYANMESAYLLQRLESFDGIALLTTNLRANIDEAFTRRLDLVVDFPFPDPAQRLALWRHGLTHVPSAPDLELTPLAKEFELAGGSIRSAVVTAAYLAAGRGDTVGAADLLEGARREYRKAGRLVPGEGTW; from the coding sequence ATGACGATCACGGACGGCACCGGAGACGTCGACACGGGCGTTTCGCACGACGCCGTGGCCTTCGCCGCCGAGTCGGCGACCAACGCCCTTCTCGCCCGGCTCGGTCGCCTCCGTGAGCGGGTCGCCCTCCTCGTCGACCGGCGCTCCGCCGCCGACCCCACGGCCGGCGACCCGCTGCGCGGCCTGTACCTCCAGGAGGAGGCGGTACGGCATCTGCTGCTGCGCTCGCCGCAACCGGCCCCGCCCGCACCGGAGTCGACGCACGGACCGGCCGACCGCCTCGCCGCCCTGCACCTGACCGACCTCGACACCGCCCTCCTCCTCGTCGCCCTCGCCCCCGACCTGGACCGCACCTTCGAGCCCCTCTACGGCTACCTCAACGACGACGTCGGCCGCCGCCGGGCCACCGTGGGCCTCGCCCTCGACCTGTGCGGCATCCCCGCGCACGAGGCGACGGGCCGGGCCCGGTTCCGCCCCACGGCCCCGCTGTCCGCCCTCGGACTGCTCACCGTGGAGGAACCCGAACGCCCCTTCCTCAGCCGCTCGTTGCGCGTCCCGGACCGGGTCGTGGCGCATCTCCTCGGCGACGACACCCCGGACGCGACCCTCACCGGGCACCTCCACCCCCTGCCCGCGCCGAGCCTGCCGTACGACGGACAAGAACCGGGCACGGACGGCGAGTTCACCGGCTTCGTGGACAAGCTGGGCGCGCTGCTCGCCGAAGGGCCGCCCGTCGCCGTGTATCTGAGGGAACGTCACGAGGGCGACGGGCTCGTGTGCGTGGCGACGGCACTGCACGCGGCGGCTGTGGCCGCCGTGCGGTTCTCCGGGCCCGAGGAGCGGGTGCCGGAGCTGCTGCGCGAGGCCCGGCTGGGCGGCCGTACGGTCGTCGTGAGCGGACTGCCCGACCAACCCGGGCCGTTGGTACGAGCGTTGACCGCCGCCACCGATGTCTCCGTGCTGATCGCCGGTGCGCGGCCGTACGACCCGCAGTGGTGCGAGAGCGATCCGCTGATCCTGGAGGCGCCCCGGCAGCGGGCCGCCACCGTGCGGGCCTGGACGGATGCCGTCGGCGAGGGCGGCGGCTTCGACGTGCGGGCCACCGTCGCGCCGTACCATCTCGGCGCCGACCGCATCGCGCGCGCCGCCCGGGCGGCCCGGGGGCTCGCCGCGTTCGACGGCACCCCGCTGACCGCGGCCCATCTGCGGCTCGCGGCACGGCAGCAGTCGGCGTCGGGGCTCGAACGGCACGCCCGGCGGATCCGGCCCGCCGTCGACTGGCGGGACCTCGTCCTGCCCGACCGCTCCCTGACCCAGCTCCACGAACTCGCCCTGCGCGCCCGGCACCGCGACCGGGTCCTCGGCGACTGGCGGCTGAGCGCGGGCGGCGGCCGGGGTCGTGGCGTGCTCGGCCTGTTCGCGGGCGAGTCCGGGACCGGCAAGACACTCTCGGCGGAGGTCGTCGCGGCCGAACTCGGCCTGGATCTCTATGTCGTTCAGCTGTCGTCGATCGTCGACAAGTACGTCGGCGAGACCGAGAAGAACCTCGAACGCATCTTCACGGAGGCGGACCGCACCGACGCCGTGCTCCTCTTCGACGAGGCCGACGCCGTCTTCGGCAAGCGGTCCGAGGTGAAGGACTCGCACGACCGGTACGCCAACATGGAGAGCGCCTATCTGCTCCAACGGCTGGAGTCCTTCGACGGGATCGCGCTGCTCACCACCAACCTGCGCGCCAACATCGACGAGGCGTTCACCCGCCGGCTCGATCTGGTCGTCGACTTCCCGTTCCCGGACCCGGCACAGCGGCTCGCGCTGTGGCGGCACGGCCTGACCCATGTGCCGAGCGCACCCGACCTCGAACTCACCCCGCTGGCCAAGGAGTTCGAGCTGGCCGGCGGTTCCATCCGCAGCGCCGTCGTCACCGCCGCCTACCTGGCCGCCGGACGCGGGGACACGGTCGGTGCGGCGGACCTCCTGGAGGGGGCCCGCCGCGAGTACCGCAAGGCGGGGCGGCTGGTGCCCGGCGAGGGCACCTGGTAG
- a CDS encoding hydrolase: MSLWTSLEPASATVDPGGSTRVRLRLRNTGDVVDEYRFEPVGSIAPWTAVEPQTLRLYPGTTGTVDLTFTPPRTPDATAGPNPYAVRITPTEHPEAVTVPEGNLTITPFTEVRAELVPPTVKGRFRGRPRLAVDNLGNTRLTASISGSDNGDQLAYDIHPGNVQIEPGRAAFVKASLKPRKIIWFGPKEQRPYTLNVLRSGANPLPVEGTYLQRGFLPRWLATFLGAVLALALTFLMLWIAYKPQVRTAATEQLKDAGVSTLAPAPSPTASVPPPPTATAAAPPPVAVTSTAAAADGGGGGSTASAKPKPKPATAATAVKKLAAKDAGRHICYRAFIAGDGWTDAVCDGAATGTVDDAKQITALNIAVSGSLGSAANAFIHNPDSTDGNGHWEPQWTAIIDDNKDNYIGSSKDGAPYMTGFAINIGSGQVCETARNTGWDWGGQGCADARPKYLFGGTLDNSRWLVAVKFTV, from the coding sequence ATGAGTCTGTGGACCTCCCTGGAGCCCGCGTCCGCGACCGTCGATCCCGGTGGCAGTACCCGTGTGCGGCTGCGGCTGCGCAACACCGGCGACGTCGTGGACGAGTACCGCTTCGAGCCGGTCGGGAGCATCGCTCCCTGGACCGCTGTGGAGCCGCAGACGCTGCGGCTCTATCCGGGCACGACGGGTACGGTCGATCTGACGTTCACGCCGCCGCGCACCCCGGACGCGACGGCGGGCCCGAACCCGTACGCGGTGCGGATCACGCCGACCGAGCACCCGGAGGCGGTCACCGTCCCCGAGGGCAATCTGACCATCACCCCGTTCACGGAGGTGCGGGCGGAGCTGGTGCCGCCGACGGTCAAGGGACGTTTCCGGGGCCGCCCGCGACTGGCCGTGGACAACCTCGGCAACACCAGGCTCACGGCGTCGATCAGCGGCAGCGACAACGGCGACCAACTGGCGTACGACATCCATCCGGGCAATGTGCAGATCGAGCCGGGCCGGGCCGCCTTCGTCAAGGCGTCGCTGAAGCCGCGGAAGATCATCTGGTTCGGGCCGAAGGAGCAGCGGCCGTACACGCTGAACGTGCTGCGGTCCGGTGCCAACCCCCTTCCGGTGGAGGGGACTTACCTTCAGCGCGGGTTCCTGCCGCGCTGGCTGGCCACCTTCCTCGGGGCCGTCCTCGCGCTCGCGCTCACCTTCCTGATGCTGTGGATCGCGTACAAGCCGCAGGTGCGGACGGCCGCCACCGAGCAGCTCAAGGACGCGGGCGTGAGCACGCTGGCGCCCGCTCCCTCGCCGACCGCCAGTGTGCCGCCGCCGCCCACCGCGACGGCCGCGGCTCCCCCGCCGGTCGCCGTGACCTCGACCGCCGCGGCGGCGGACGGGGGCGGGGGCGGATCCACGGCGTCCGCCAAGCCCAAGCCCAAACCGGCGACGGCGGCGACCGCGGTGAAGAAGCTGGCCGCGAAGGACGCGGGCCGCCACATCTGCTACCGCGCCTTCATCGCGGGCGACGGCTGGACGGACGCGGTCTGCGACGGGGCCGCGACCGGCACGGTCGACGACGCCAAGCAGATCACGGCACTGAACATCGCGGTGTCGGGAAGCCTCGGCTCGGCCGCCAACGCCTTCATCCACAACCCCGACTCGACCGACGGCAACGGCCACTGGGAACCGCAGTGGACGGCGATCATCGACGACAACAAGGACAACTACATCGGCAGTTCGAAGGACGGCGCCCCCTATATGACGGGCTTCGCCATCAACATCGGCAGCGGCCAGGTCTGCGAGACGGCCCGCAACACCGGCTGGGACTGGGGCGGTCAGGGGTGTGCGGACGCGCGCCCCAAGTACCTCTTCGGCGGAACGCTCGACAACTCCCGCTGGCTGGTGGCCGTCAAGTTCACGGTGTAG
- a CDS encoding phage tail sheath family protein produces MPSYLSPGVYVEEVASGSRPIEGVGTSVAAFVGLAPTGPLNEPTLVTNWTQYVAAFGEFTDGYYLAHSVYGFFNNGGSAAYVVRVGGTAEGTAAESNSPSAVTGSAAPAALPPGEPAQLGTFAVTALAPGDLSVEVADAEGEGPAERFRLVVKDAGRDVESFDVTAKKGGRNYVVTQVKERSKLIAVTEAAPAAQLARPENQTVALRAPAATPAVPGKATDVPSHPGPATYLGDSADRTGFGGLEAVDEISMVAVPDLMAAYQRGAIDLEAVKAVQLGLIAHCELMGDRVAVVDPPPGLNAQQVRVWRQETAGYDSKYAALYYPWIKTFDPSSGQSRLIPPSGHIAGVWARNDSERGVHKAPANEVVRGAVDLETQITRGEQDLLNPIGVNCIRAFPGRGIRVWGARTMSSDPAWRYLNIRRYFNYLEESILIGTQWVVFEPNDHALWARIRRNISAFLVNEWRSGALFGQRPEEAYYVKCDEETNPPESVDVGRVVCEIGIAPVKPAEFVIFRLAQFSSGSGELEE; encoded by the coding sequence ATGCCGTCCTACCTGTCACCCGGCGTCTACGTCGAGGAGGTGGCCAGCGGCTCGCGCCCGATCGAGGGAGTGGGCACTTCGGTGGCGGCCTTCGTGGGCCTGGCCCCGACCGGTCCACTGAACGAGCCGACCCTGGTGACCAACTGGACGCAGTACGTGGCTGCCTTCGGTGAGTTCACCGACGGGTACTACCTCGCCCACTCGGTCTACGGCTTCTTCAACAACGGCGGTTCGGCCGCCTACGTCGTCCGCGTCGGCGGCACCGCCGAGGGCACCGCCGCCGAGTCCAACTCCCCGTCCGCCGTGACGGGTTCGGCCGCACCGGCCGCGCTGCCGCCCGGTGAGCCGGCCCAGCTCGGCACCTTCGCCGTGACCGCGCTCGCGCCCGGCGACCTGAGCGTCGAGGTGGCCGACGCCGAGGGCGAAGGCCCGGCGGAACGCTTCCGGCTGGTCGTCAAGGACGCCGGCAGGGACGTCGAGAGCTTCGACGTGACCGCCAAGAAGGGCGGCCGCAACTACGTCGTCACCCAGGTCAAGGAACGTTCCAAGCTCATCGCCGTGACCGAGGCCGCGCCCGCCGCGCAACTGGCCCGCCCGGAGAACCAGACGGTCGCGCTCAGGGCGCCCGCCGCCACACCGGCCGTACCCGGCAAGGCAACTGACGTTCCGTCACATCCCGGCCCGGCCACCTACCTCGGTGACTCCGCCGACCGCACCGGCTTCGGCGGCCTGGAGGCCGTGGACGAGATCTCCATGGTCGCGGTGCCCGACCTGATGGCCGCCTACCAGCGCGGCGCGATCGACCTGGAGGCCGTCAAGGCCGTCCAGTTGGGCCTGATCGCGCACTGCGAGCTGATGGGCGACCGGGTCGCCGTCGTCGACCCGCCGCCGGGCCTGAACGCCCAGCAGGTCCGCGTCTGGCGGCAGGAGACGGCCGGCTACGACTCCAAGTACGCGGCCCTGTACTACCCGTGGATCAAGACCTTCGACCCGTCCAGCGGACAGTCCCGGCTGATCCCGCCGAGCGGCCACATCGCCGGCGTCTGGGCCCGCAACGACTCCGAGCGCGGTGTGCACAAGGCGCCGGCCAACGAGGTCGTACGCGGCGCGGTCGACCTGGAGACCCAGATAACCCGCGGCGAGCAGGACTTGCTCAACCCCATCGGCGTCAACTGCATCCGCGCCTTCCCGGGCCGCGGCATCCGTGTCTGGGGCGCCCGCACGATGTCCTCCGACCCGGCCTGGCGCTACCTCAACATCCGCCGGTACTTCAACTACCTGGAGGAGTCGATCCTGATCGGCACCCAGTGGGTGGTGTTCGAGCCGAACGACCACGCCCTGTGGGCCCGGATCCGGCGCAACATCTCGGCCTTCCTGGTCAACGAGTGGCGCAGCGGTGCCCTGTTCGGCCAGCGGCCGGAGGAGGCGTACTACGTCAAGTGCGACGAGGAGACCAACCCGCCGGAGTCGGTCGACGTCGGCCGGGTCGTCTGCGAGATCGGCATCGCACCGGTCAAGCCGGCCGAGTTCGTGATCTTCCGGCTGGCCCAGTTCTCCAGCGGCAGCGGGGAGTTGGAGGAGTAG
- a CDS encoding phage tail protein: MSLQPGDALTSHNFGLQIDGVMVEYLAEVSGLSIEQDVITYQQNTPNGQNVVKNLPGVKKNGTCTVIRGMTQSASFTQWINESISGQMTTARKNASIIMMDFQNNPVKRYHLRNAWCSKIDASTVKAGEAAALTESVTIVFEELVIE; this comes from the coding sequence ATGAGTCTCCAGCCGGGTGACGCCCTCACCTCACACAATTTCGGCCTGCAGATCGACGGCGTGATGGTCGAGTACCTCGCGGAGGTCAGCGGCCTCAGCATCGAGCAGGACGTCATCACGTACCAGCAGAACACCCCCAACGGCCAGAACGTGGTGAAGAACCTGCCGGGCGTGAAGAAGAACGGCACCTGCACCGTCATCCGCGGCATGACCCAGTCGGCCTCGTTCACCCAGTGGATCAACGAGTCGATCTCCGGCCAGATGACCACCGCGCGCAAGAACGCGTCGATCATCATGATGGACTTCCAGAACAACCCGGTGAAGCGCTACCACCTGCGCAACGCCTGGTGCAGCAAGATCGACGCGAGCACGGTGAAGGCGGGCGAGGCCGCGGCCCTCACCGAGTCCGTGACCATCGTGTTCGAAGAACTGGTCATCGAATAA
- a CDS encoding DUF6760 family protein → MTYATDRLHEEIAYVAYHFHWSLEDILDLEHHDRRRYTGEIASLVTRSGAEG, encoded by the coding sequence GTGACGTACGCGACCGACCGGCTGCACGAGGAGATCGCGTACGTCGCCTACCACTTCCACTGGAGCCTGGAGGACATCCTGGACCTCGAACACCACGACCGCCGCCGCTACACGGGCGAGATCGCGTCCCTGGTGACGCGGTCCGGGGCGGAGGGCTGA
- a CDS encoding phage tail protein has product MSRLDPGSTIWFTLSIDGESLGYFNGCEGLSSQVEIEHRQEGGNNGFVWQLPTRVTFSTIRLTRPLTPDTAKVAKWISSVQTGIKRPTGQIAALRADGSEVAHWGLIDVLPVSWQGPSLDPAGPAVATEVLEIAHHGFTD; this is encoded by the coding sequence ATGTCCCGCCTCGACCCGGGCTCCACCATCTGGTTCACCCTCAGCATCGACGGCGAGAGCCTCGGCTACTTCAACGGGTGCGAAGGGCTGTCGTCGCAGGTGGAGATCGAGCACCGGCAGGAGGGCGGCAACAACGGCTTCGTATGGCAACTCCCCACCCGTGTCACCTTTTCCACCATCCGGCTGACCCGCCCGCTCACCCCGGACACCGCGAAGGTCGCCAAGTGGATCTCCTCCGTGCAGACCGGGATCAAGCGCCCCACCGGGCAGATCGCGGCGCTGCGCGCGGATGGTTCGGAGGTCGCGCACTGGGGGCTCATCGACGTGCTGCCGGTGAGCTGGCAGGGCCCCTCCCTGGACCCGGCGGGGCCCGCCGTCGCCACCGAGGTGCTGGAGATCGCCCACCACGGATTCACGGACTGA
- a CDS encoding CIS tube protein, whose protein sequence is MATSRGAGKSLVRASLAIHEPPVGGSTTPGGLIKTFAFDFNPAQLSLTRRAQWKTTPAQIERDGSVPEFMGSQPREMGVEIFLDSSDEPTSNSVLKKVESLLACCDVTTKSIAAKQPSPPWVVFQWGSFSTARFTAYVSSVEAAYSLFGTTGVPIRATCRLQLHEIPSKTKGQNPTSGALTAQRVHRVVAGDSLQSLAWREYGDSAAWRAIAEANGIDDPTRLANGVELVLPAAEEVRS, encoded by the coding sequence ATGGCCACCAGCAGAGGCGCGGGCAAGAGTCTCGTCCGTGCCAGTCTCGCCATTCACGAGCCGCCCGTCGGAGGCAGCACCACCCCGGGCGGGCTCATCAAGACCTTCGCCTTCGACTTCAACCCGGCACAGTTGTCGCTGACCCGTCGCGCCCAGTGGAAGACCACCCCGGCGCAGATCGAACGGGACGGCTCCGTCCCGGAGTTCATGGGTTCGCAGCCGCGTGAGATGGGCGTGGAGATCTTCCTCGACTCCTCCGACGAACCGACCAGCAACTCGGTGCTGAAGAAGGTCGAGTCGCTCCTCGCGTGCTGCGACGTGACCACCAAGTCCATTGCCGCCAAACAGCCTTCACCTCCGTGGGTGGTGTTCCAGTGGGGGTCCTTCTCCACCGCCCGCTTCACCGCGTACGTCTCCTCCGTCGAGGCCGCGTACTCGCTCTTCGGGACGACCGGCGTGCCCATCCGTGCCACCTGCCGGCTGCAACTCCACGAGATACCGAGCAAGACCAAGGGCCAGAACCCGACGTCGGGCGCGCTCACCGCGCAACGCGTCCACCGGGTCGTGGCAGGGGACTCCCTGCAGTCGCTGGCCTGGCGGGAGTACGGCGACTCCGCCGCGTGGCGGGCGATCGCCGAGGCCAACGGGATCGACGACCCGACGCGGCTCGCGAACGGTGTCGAACTCGTGCTGCCCGCCGCCGAGGAGGTGCGTTCCTGA
- a CDS encoding VgrG-related protein, with protein MVKSAFSNVVEVRIGGAKIPSEYARYLVDSYVDQGVGVPAAFRLTFRDPYRLILGKLGVTFGTKVVIAPVADGQGASDPLLTGEVTGLEADYDGTGTFTVVRGYDFGHRLLRQRRVAAYRNQSASDIARKLAAQDGVPIGKITSTRTVYEFISQSNVTDWDFLARLADENEMVMSVDADGKFQFVEPKPSSGAPSPETDGDKSPFVLQAGHDILRLRAAVTAADQVATVEARGWDVTTKKKLTATSPGASNPAIGIGTTPGAAAGKFKTAKLVETGTPYDKQNEVKFAAAALADDVTSSFAELEVVARGNPKLRPGVPVALADVGAPFEGKYTATSVRHVFGDGKHYETWVTVSGRQWRSLYGLASGGSATAPRLPGVANALVTDVNDPLKQGRVRLQFPWLDDTYVSDWTRTVQWGGLGGGGVFPMDVNDEVLVAFDRGALDHPFVIGGLYNGKDKPTVVSDVPLHDAVRKKASRHTVSDRDGNRMDLLSQKTGGRKQGVRLASGDKQLTITLDRTNTEITVDSKGTVSIKGSRSVSVEAGTDLTLSARRSLTIKSGGLLNIEGRGMVNVKSTTGAITLDAMGALNLKALGNAMLTAGGSVQVNSIGNVGIRAITVPIMGVVTLNGLVPMVIPA; from the coding sequence ATGGTGAAGTCCGCGTTCTCCAACGTCGTCGAGGTGCGGATCGGCGGGGCCAAGATCCCTTCCGAGTACGCCCGTTACCTCGTCGACAGCTACGTCGACCAGGGCGTCGGCGTGCCCGCCGCGTTCCGGCTCACCTTCCGGGACCCGTACCGCCTGATCCTCGGAAAGCTGGGGGTCACCTTCGGCACGAAGGTCGTCATCGCGCCGGTGGCCGACGGACAGGGTGCCTCCGATCCGCTGCTGACCGGTGAGGTCACGGGACTTGAGGCGGACTACGACGGCACCGGCACCTTCACCGTCGTCCGCGGCTACGACTTCGGGCACCGGCTGCTGCGGCAGCGCCGGGTGGCCGCCTACCGCAACCAGAGCGCCTCCGACATCGCCCGCAAACTCGCCGCCCAGGACGGCGTGCCGATCGGGAAGATCACCTCCACGCGCACGGTCTACGAGTTCATCTCCCAGTCCAACGTGACCGATTGGGACTTTCTCGCCCGGCTCGCCGACGAGAACGAGATGGTCATGTCGGTCGACGCCGACGGCAAGTTCCAGTTCGTGGAGCCCAAGCCGTCGTCCGGCGCGCCGTCGCCCGAGACCGACGGCGACAAAAGCCCGTTCGTGCTCCAGGCAGGGCACGACATCCTGCGGCTGCGGGCCGCCGTGACCGCCGCCGATCAGGTCGCCACCGTCGAGGCGCGCGGGTGGGACGTCACCACGAAGAAGAAACTCACCGCCACCTCGCCCGGGGCCTCGAATCCGGCCATCGGCATCGGCACCACCCCGGGCGCGGCGGCCGGCAAGTTCAAGACGGCCAAGCTCGTCGAGACGGGCACGCCCTACGACAAGCAGAACGAGGTGAAGTTCGCCGCCGCCGCCCTCGCCGACGACGTGACGTCCTCCTTCGCCGAACTGGAGGTCGTCGCGCGCGGAAATCCCAAGCTGCGCCCGGGAGTTCCGGTCGCGCTGGCCGACGTAGGGGCGCCCTTCGAGGGCAAGTACACGGCCACTTCCGTACGGCACGTCTTCGGCGACGGAAAGCACTACGAGACCTGGGTGACGGTCAGCGGACGGCAGTGGCGTTCGCTGTACGGGCTCGCCTCGGGCGGTTCGGCCACCGCGCCCCGGCTGCCCGGCGTCGCCAACGCCCTTGTCACGGACGTCAACGACCCGCTCAAGCAGGGGCGGGTGCGGCTGCAGTTCCCGTGGCTGGACGACACGTACGTCAGCGACTGGACGCGGACCGTGCAGTGGGGCGGGCTGGGGGGTGGCGGCGTCTTCCCGATGGACGTCAACGACGAAGTGCTGGTCGCCTTCGACCGAGGGGCACTTGATCATCCCTTCGTGATCGGCGGGCTCTACAACGGCAAGGACAAGCCGACCGTCGTGAGCGACGTTCCGTTGCACGACGCCGTACGGAAGAAGGCGAGCCGGCACACCGTCTCCGACCGGGACGGCAACCGGATGGATCTGCTCAGCCAGAAGACCGGCGGCCGCAAGCAAGGGGTCCGACTGGCCTCCGGGGACAAGCAGTTGACCATCACCCTGGACCGCACGAACACCGAGATCACCGTCGACAGCAAGGGCACGGTCTCCATCAAGGGCAGCCGGTCCGTGTCGGTCGAGGCCGGGACCGATCTCACCCTCAGCGCCCGGCGCAGCCTGACCATCAAGAGCGGCGGCCTCCTGAACATCGAGGGGCGCGGGATGGTCAACGTCAAGTCGACCACCGGAGCGATCACGTTGGACGCGATGGGCGCCCTCAACCTGAAGGCGCTCGGCAACGCGATGCTCACCGCGGGCGGGAGCGTGCAGGTCAACTCCATCGGCAACGTGGGCATTCGGGCCATCACCGTGCCGATCATGGGCGTGGTCACCCTCAACGGCCTTGTCCCGATGGTGATTCCGGCATGA
- a CDS encoding GPW/gp25 family protein produces the protein MAEQFVGSGWSFPLRIGPTGGIALVSGEREVEEAIRLVLSTAPGERPMRPDFGCAIHDLVFAPVNEQTAGRIQHEVHVSLDRWEPRIEVEDVEVTAGTEQSVLYIDVRYSIRGTNNPRSLVFPFYVIPSHDEPDTSGTPGTAAESDN, from the coding sequence ATGGCCGAACAATTCGTGGGCTCCGGGTGGTCGTTCCCGCTGCGCATCGGCCCGACCGGCGGCATCGCGCTGGTCAGCGGGGAGCGCGAGGTCGAGGAGGCGATCCGGCTCGTGCTGTCCACGGCGCCGGGCGAACGCCCGATGCGGCCCGACTTCGGCTGCGCGATCCACGACCTGGTGTTCGCGCCGGTCAACGAGCAGACCGCGGGCCGGATCCAGCACGAGGTGCACGTCAGCCTCGACCGCTGGGAGCCGCGTATCGAGGTCGAGGACGTCGAGGTCACCGCGGGCACCGAGCAGAGCGTGCTGTACATCGACGTGCGCTACTCGATCCGCGGCACCAACAACCCGCGCAGCCTCGTCTTCCCCTTCTACGTCATCCCGTCCCACGACGAGCCGGACACCTCCGGTACGCCCGGCACGGCTGCTGAAAGCGACAACTGA